The following proteins come from a genomic window of Canis lupus dingo isolate Sandy chromosome 20, ASM325472v2, whole genome shotgun sequence:
- the LOC112666462 gene encoding olfactory receptor 7D2, which translates to MTDLINNLSKRPTFLLNGGCHFAATSCYSCLFLYRYIGYMEAGNLTGILEFILLGFSEDPELQPFIFGLFLCMFLVTVLGNLLIILAICSDPHLHTPMYFFLSNLSLVDICFSTTIVPKMLVNIHTENKAISYMDCLTQVYFSMFFPILDTLLLTVMAYDRFVAICHPLHYTVIMSPRLCGLLVFATWFVGIMTSLLHISLMRHLSFCRDLEIPHFFCELTQILKLACSDTFLNSTLIYFMTGVLGVFPLVGILFSYSQIASSIRKMSSSGGKQKAFSTCGSHLSVVSLFYGTGVGVYFTSAVTHSPQKVSVASVMYTVVTPMLNPFIYSLRNKDVKGALGSLLSRVTSCL; encoded by the coding sequence ATGACTGACCTCATAAATAACTTGAGCAAAAGGCCAACATTTTTGTTAAATGGAGGGTGCCACTTTGCTGCTACTTCATGTTACTCTTGTCTCTTCCTTTATAGATATATCGGGTACATGGAAGCAGGAAATCTAACAGGAATTTTAGAGTTCATCCTCCTTGGGTTCTCTGAGGATCCAGAACTACAACCCTTCATATTTGGGCTATTCCTGTGTATGTTCCTGGTCACTGTGCTTGGGAACCTGCTCATCATCCTGGCCATCTGCTCTGACCCCCACCTCCAtacccccatgtacttcttcctctccaatcTGTCGTTGGTTGACATCTGTTTCAGCACCACCATAGTGCCCAAGATGCTGGTGAACATCCACACAGAGAACAAAGCCATCTCCTACATGGACTGCCTCACGCAggtatatttttccatgttttttcccATCCTAGACACTCTACTCCTTACTGTAATGGCCTATGACCGGTTTGTGGCCATCTGCCACCCCCTGCACTACACAGTCATCATGAGCCCACGCCTCTGTGGCCTGTTGGTTTTTGCTACCTGGTTTGTTGGTATCATGACATCCCTTCTTCATATCTCTCTGATGAGGCACCTGAGCTTCTGCAGAGACCTTGaaattccacatttcttctgtGAACTGACACAGATTCTCAAGTTGGCCTGCTCTGATACCTTTCTGAACAGCACGTTGATATACTTTATGACTGGTGTGCTGGGTGTTTTTCCCCTTGTTGGTATCCTTTTCTCCTACTCACAGATTGCTTCATCTATAAGGAAGATGTCTTCATCTGGGGGAAAGCAAAAAGCATTTTCCACCTGTGGGTCTCACCTCTcagttgtttctttattttatgggACAGGTGTTGGGGTATACTTCACTTCTGCAGTAACTCACTCCCCCCAGAAAGTCTCAGTGGCTTCAGTGATGTACACTGTGGTCACCCCCATGCTGAACCCCTTCATCTACAGCCTGAGGAACAAGGATGTGAAGGGGGCACTGGGAAGCCTTCTCAGTAGAGTGACCTCTTGTCTGTGA